The genomic segment TATGTCCTCTTGGAACACATCATGAGGCAACATTGCTttaattcacacttcggaatttgtgaagcggaatttgtgaacggaaaatccgcttggaaatttccgcccaAAGAATGGCGCTGCTCATTCTTAGGGcgaaaatactcgcggaacacattgcagtctattggagactgcagtgtccacgtggtcctagcgccgactgattcagcaatgttttgcccggagattccatagtgtgaacctagcctaatggttTATCTTTATCTTCTTTATACTATATACCATTGACAAGTCAGTCAGTAAACATATCTCTCTCAAACTCTTTGGGATTTTCGCTATGCAACTCCTACAATCTACTATTCAGAATGATCAGATGTTATAAATCAAACAATTCTACAAAACTCTGCTAAAAAGTACATTGAACTCTCTAATGTGGCTATAAATAGCTAACAGCTGATTCCAGATATACAACCAAAATATTACTTCCAAGCTCAAGTGTCACAGAGGTGTTGCTATGCTGTAGTATGCCTgcttcctccctccccctcctgcttGCCTTTtagcactaaggctaggttcacaatgcagaatttccacagtgtgaacctagcctaagtcttGCACAAAAATCATACAAAGCAAGAATAGGTggagcatggaggaggcatgAATGCTGCAGCTTAGCCCCGCCTGATATTTGAGCTTGGAAgaaaataaatcattttataactttgcaaacagccatcagctaagagacaggtatcatttgttttatcGCTCTATGAGCAGATCTGAGCATTACACTGACATTTACTGATTCTGAGCTATGAGGCTTTATAGTCAGTATGACACTACAGGGAATGGTCAGATGGGCATgaaattaattttaataatggaagtaaaaaaaaaaaaaaaaaaaaagatggatgtgattatacagtcagtgggtgtgtatgcctaatacacaccctttaatgtaaaacattcacaccccctgtctgtatattttttaatgatgggagcagaggcggctctctaattaggcgatttaggcggccgcctaaggcctcgcggCCGCCTAAATCGTGTAATTAGAGCAGTGATTCTCACCCAGGGTGCCGCAGGATATTGctgtcaaatttttatttttttatttccctccCCGATGCCGCAGggggagggaagtttgtgtgcACTGTGCGTGCGTCTGAGGCTGTATCTCAGATAGAGGAgcagtgtgcttacaggacctgcgatcagtcacatggaggaggaggagtcacatgatctggggctgctgctctaggccccAGCGTCCCttagcttccccctcccccctgcatcCCAGAGAGGGGAAGTATGCGGAAGCTGCGCCAGgctggtgtagtgacccgtgccccagcttccccctccccctgtggcgcagtgaatgagtgccctgccggagccctgagtCAGTGCCCTGCCGGGGAGGGGAAGgaaaatggcttgcttaaggtactgtacactcctttacacacctgtctcccatgtacacctctctgttacccctttacatctATACACATCtatacttgtaaaaggggaatctggaggctgatgctggtgaagtgcggagcctaatagatttgttttgcagttttaacggtgaagagttgtggctggaagaaatggtcacGACTGTcgggaccagatggagaagaacagggaacgacgctgatcagagaagacgtcacaagtgagttgctgtataaagggtCAGGATAGGGTCAGGAATACACAGTTGTGTTCCTGATTCTATAGTGTTCTTTGAATATCCTGTTGAcaactttatttcagttttaggaGACATCAACAAGAATAACTGAGTAGTcagacacatatttttttttttttttatctatacccAATCTTTGTGTATAGATATTTTGTAGAATAATTGAAttagaaaaataagatttcaaGAGCTGTGAATAGTGAGGTTGTGATATATATTAAAGTTTGccttaaaatatgcaatttatacAGTTAAATTTTAAGTCAGGGTGTGTGAATGTTTTACATTGaggggtgtgtattaggcatataCACCCCTGATAATCCCACTATCACCTGACATTCACTCCCATTactaaaattaagttcacacccTGAATGGCCACAAAAATTATAAAACTAAAAATCTCAGGAACGAGAGACCATATCAAGATACTGTAAAAAGAGGTGTTAAGTGGATACAGTAGCCTATTTGATTACATGGAATCTCATTTTCTTTGGGTTTGCCACAGGTCCTTTTTAAGCAGTACTTTTAGGAAATAAATCTTCCATACAGAGTCCTATGTATCAATACGTTTTCTTTTGCCTGGCTGATACGGAATCTGACAGCGGTAATTTCCTGAGTTTTTACAGATCACAGTTTAGTATTTGTCAATATATATTTAAACTTTGTCCAAAATGGTTTCTTTGCAGAGACTATGTTATTACACATATTACTGTGAAGCTGTAGTGTTGTGCTGGCTCTGGAGCACTACCACAATGTGTAAAAGCACTAGACTCATGGTAAGGTGTGCCATTATTATGGGCACCATAACTGAAGAAGTGTAATTGTTCAGTAGAGAGTTAtaccaaacattgcaaaaaaccATTTGCCATAATAACTATGCTGTGTTTCTATTAAGATGAGACATATAGAGAACACAGACATGTAAACTTATTTGATCACAGTTAAAAAGGGAAGGGAATACTTGGACTCTTCCCAATCTAGAgtttccttaaaaaaataaaaatctgtagATTCAAATACACATATTCCCTTTTTCTCTAAGACATGTGTTATTACGTAATTTATACAGTTTCTTCAAGTTCAACAAATGGTTCCAGTTTCTTTCTATGCTTATCCAGAAGTACAATTTAAGTGCCCTTTGTGAGATAGCTGCCAATTGGTGGTATGTATGAATGGGAAATACATAATTATAAACAACAACATTTAAATCAACAAAAGCAGAATATGTTATTCCTGCCACAAAGACGCCCCTACAACACCCACCCACTGATGGGCAAGGTTTGCATAAAATGGGACTGTTGGCACAAATGGGTAAAGATCCCTTGCAGTCCTCAGTATTTCTGAATCTATTTCTCCACACTGTAAGCTTGTGTTGGTTCCTACAGTACCAAGTAAAAATGTGCTTATGTGTCACCCAACAcaccagtcttaaaggggtagtccagtggtgaaaaacttatcccctatcctaaggataggggataagtttgagatcgaggggggtccgaccgctggggccccctgcgatctctctgtacgggggccaggctctccggccagatagcgggtgtcgaccccgcacgaagcggcggccgatacgccccctcaatacatcgctatggcagagccggagattgccgaaggcagcgcttcggctctgccatagagttgtattgagggggcgtgtcggccgccgcttcgtgcggaggtcgacacgcccccttcccgcgggctgtcggggctccgtacaggagatcgcagggggccccaacggtcgaacccccccgcgatctcaaacttatccctaagtttttcaccactggactactcctttaagtaagcTTTGGAGAACTGAGTATGAGAAATACTTCCACATAAATCACTAATATAATAAAGACACAATATAGACACAGAAAATTCTCTACAGACATCAGGGTATcctcacaataaaataaaaaaataataataattatatatattatatatatatatatatatatatatatatatatatatatatatatatatgtaaaaagcaTTGCAGCACTGCATATAGTGAAAAACAGttgatttattccatcaaaaaaagtgTAACAAAGAGCAGCGACGTTTTAATCCTCcccaggatctttttcaagccCAGGAGAGGATTGAAACGTGGCTGCTCTTTGTTAcactttttttgatggaataaatccacTGTTTTTCACtatatggagtgctgcactgctTTTTACTTTTATGGAATTGGAGGAATTTATGGACTAATCCTTTTTTCAGTTGCCTGCACCCTGCCTTCTTTTTTGCATCAGGAGTGCTGTTgtgcctttattatatatatatatatatatatatatatatatatatatatatatatatatatatatatatatatatatatatatatatatatatatttgcgcgTGTTGTGTAGGAGTTGTATTAAACATGCGTCAGTAGGGCAGATTTTTCCCACTCAATTACATCTGTTAACATCTATCAGTTCACATGTAGGTTTTTATGGTTGTAATTATAACAGCGATAAACATAAGTGCAAGGGACTTGTTTTGGGCGACTAgtgtctaatttaaaaaaaataaaaaaataaaatcttctgGTTTGCAAGCATGTGCTGTAGCACctactagcaaaaaaaaaatcagaaaaacaTGCTTTGCCTGTAAATCGAGACATTTTTAAACCTCAAAATACAGTGTGTGCACCTATGCACACTGATGAGTACAGAGCTCGGCTATTTTTGTCAGGCCCAAAGAGCTGAATGTACATGTCTGACCACTTCTCCATTCAACAAGGTGGACATGGAACATCAGTTCTTGTGGCCAGTAGGGGTTTAAATGTTTAAACTCCTACCAAACTCCAACAGTGTTGTTAGTAGGAAAACCCCTTTAGGTTTTGTTCACATGGACAATATCTGCGTGGTATTTGACACAGGAACTGCCGCAATTTCTGTGTCAAAAACTACGGTATGTTTTTAccttgaaaaacaaacaaaaaacccacacacaacataaaaattttttgttttcaatgggaGGCAAGGGACTGTGCGGAAAATAAATTAATAGGTAATTTCCTTCTACTCCAAAGCTCCCACCATACAGCACTTGCAACCTGAGCCAGCTAGTTATATTAGTGTCCTGCTCAAAGGCAGGTAGGGTTAGTGTTTTGTGGGTGCTCCTACACCATCCCTTACTATCATCCAATTGATTCCCTGCATTGTATGCTTATTTTGGCATGTGAGAAATTTCAGCACTTTGAGAGGGCTCCTGTCACACTCCGATGCTCAATTGCCATCATTAGCATATGGTTGCTGGGAGTACAATCTAGGATTGGGGTTGTTCAGTGAATGCATCTCCATCTGTATTCCCTCAAGTGCAGGGCATCTTTATATGCTCTAAATTAAAAAGATCAGTCAGAGGGCAGATGCttttaaaaatgcatttcctTTCTCCCCTACTTTAGATCTGTATAAATTGCAATAGAATAGAAAACAGATAAGAGGTAAAAATACATCTTTGACAAACCTCAGTTTCTTACCaaacactaaggctaggttcacacggcagaatttccgtgccggattcCTCATTGGAATCCTGCATGGAGATCCTGCTGTagaagagtcccattgaattcaaaaaGATTCTGCTGCGCAGTGCACACGGCGGATttccgtgtccgcacaaagaatgagcaCGTTCATTCTTTGTAGGGAGACTGCACGTAATGCACagcagtctatgagacggcgcattcctgtgcggttcTAGCACCGGCAGATTATGCCAGCGCCTCGCAGTCTGCGGAATGAAGtttctccgtgcggacattccggcgtgtgaacatagcctaaatataAAACAATTGCTTAAAAAGTGATTGATCAGCACCAAGAACCCACATCTGACTTAAGACTTTTTATGCTGTAAACTTTCTATACAATAGGTGCTAAAAATACCTGACTATAGACAAAACGATCCAATGCCAAATCCGTACAGTAAGAGATGTGGTCACCTGTCTACCAAAAAAAATATAAGATATTTTCATTAGTGTCCTAAACAGAGGAAAACCTTCACGtagattttctgccattcatcaTGTGTTCTTTCCCTTCTAATCCTGGCTTATGATGACTGAACCTCTTCACAATGGTGCCAGGGATAAGTGCCACAAGTGCTATTGCCAGTAACTTTAGTAGTGTTCCCCAAGAAAACATGTCATCTAGAGATTTGATCTTGGACAAAATGGAGCCTGTCTGGACACAGATGAAGTTGTAGGGTAGGAGACCTATATGTAAAGCAAAACAAGATGACAACTTTGTTCAAGTTCTTCCAGAGTATCAACACACACTATATCATGTCAAATATATTACTGGTTACGTACCAATGAGGACCGAGAAGAAGAACTGTCCTACTGGGATGTTCAGGATGGGTGAGGAGAGGTTCAGGAACCAGTTAGGTGTCATAGGGAACAAACgcaggaaaagaagaaaaaagaagaggcCGCTACGGTTTTCTTCAATCTATATTAAAGACATTTAGAAACACACAAGAACAGGACTTAGTACTTCAAAGACATCTTAGTATCTTTTAAACTGACATTTCCAGCACCACATAATGAACTTTTGTCTTAACTTTTCTTATTAGTGATTCATTCACGATAACTCGAGTTGAATAAACCGTCTGGAGAACGCGGAAATCAGAGGAATGACATGGCTGCTGACCCACTATATACTATACGCCTATGGTGGTGTTGTGCTCCGGGCACAGCCACAGCTGGTATGGGTTCACTCTCATACCTTTCCTGGCACCTTGCTCTATCCTTGCAGGCGTCAATAGATGTGCacactttttccaatttttccccctTCTGCTGTGATAAATTTAACATGTCTTCTGCCTGTCTTGTTTTGTCTTTAGGTAGAACGGCAGGTCAGCAATTCGTTATGGTAAGGGAATCTCCCACATATCCATTAAATCaggtttttcttcattttttgcactttcattttttcctcctcaccttcttaataATGATAacactctcaattttccacctacagacctatttgtaaattttgggggcttaaaggagatatccagtgctgaaaaacgtatcccctatcctaaggataggagataagtttcagattgcggggggtccgaccgctagggccccccgcgatcttctgttGACCAcctcacgaagcggcggctgacacgccccctcaatacaattctatggaagagccgaagttctgctttcggcaatctcgggctctgccatagcgatgtattgaggggtcgTGTCGGCTGCCGCATCGTGCTTCCTGTTTCTTAGGCTCAGagcgtcacactgcagtcagcttaTCACTGGCCGGTGATAGCCCTAGCACACTGTTATGTAAAGAGCTCGGGCCCCACCTTCTCCTTGCTGccagggctccttacatgacctattaccggccgaggcgggacatcgatgcggccagtgatacgctgacTGCTGTGTGACGTTCAGAGCCCAAGAAGCAGGAAGCCGAGCATCACCAGAGAAACGGCATGCTGATACTGGCGTAAGGGGGGAAAgtagaaaggtgagttaaagttaccggtagttttttttgcagccctggcACATGGGAAGTTAAAAGTCTTGCGCTGCAGTTCTCCATTAGTAGTGTACTGAaagataacttattccctatccaaaggataggggataagttatagatcgcggggggtccgaccactgggactcctGGCGATCTTCTGAACAGGACCCCAGCAGTCTGTCGGAAGCAGCCATTCTGACCACGCATGAAGATGCAGCAAGACACGCCCCtctatgtatctttatgggaaTGATAGGAATGACTCAGTGAGCTGAGCACAGGCGCCGCTGCCTTCTTGATGTAGTGAGGCAGTGGCACCTGCACTTTGCTCAGAGAGCAGAGCACTAAACCCCAGCAACCATTGGCATATTCATCACGAAGGACAGGCCAGACAGGTAAAATAGAGAAGGCAGGGAAGCTGAAGAGCCAGCTCCCCGACTCCATAACTCTGCAATTTCTATATAGATTCAGAAAAGTGCTGACTTTTTATAAATGCTTTACCTGCCCTACAACAAGGTATATTGGGTTAAGTGCATGTGAACagcctgtcagattctctttaaaatgGTCACTGTAAATTAAACAAActttacatatataaaatagtACAAGCGAATGTAAGAAACAGTCTTTTTATTAGGCTACTTGTTGAGAGCCAGAAGCTGCAGACAGCAACAATTCTACATAAGAGCTAACTTTGAGTATTAGATAGGCATTGGTAATTAGTAGGAATGCAAcgaaagggaaattttgggcTGAAAACGAAAATATAGGCTGTGCTTTGCCGAAAACTGAAACCGAAAATACATTGCCCTGCCCTCTTTTTTTCTAtagtttttgttacttttttttcggAAGCGATGTGACCAAAATAAACAAtttttgcttttaaaatgtttttccatttacgccattcacacagcaggatcagaaacaaaataattttatagttgggacaattatacacgtggcgataccaaatatgtttatttttattattttttcatattttttatatggaaatgggaaaaggagggtgattttaacttttatgaAAGGGGTtagtggatgttttttttttacttttataaaaaatatatatttttttcactattagTCCCTTTAGGGGATTTCTAggaagaatcattagattcctcatatatatcaattgagttcaatagaattCCATCGATGTGTGTGCTCTGCGAtaatttggttgagcctgctgaGCCAGAGCCACGGGCCCCAgggatgcagaggtaagccctccggctacctccacagtggatcgccccctgcaATCATGCTGCGAGgggacgatccaccccactggaccaccagggagtgtttaaagcaccctttagacgccgctgtcagctttgacagcagcaatctaaaggAGGTAATATCCGACCGCAGCGGCCGCCTGCTACGAGAATCAGCAGGGGGCCGTTGGGTATGGCgcgggcttgagtcaggagcctgcaCCATACACTGTGGCAACCAGTTACATGACGGACATCGGAGCAATCTCTGATGTCCTTCATTACAGGCAAATGTCAGCTACTGATAGCAGCAGGCATCTCCCGGTTATGACGTGGACCTGACCCGCATCCCGCTTCATGTCCTCACCCaatccatgacatacatgtatgtcatgggtcaggagAGGGTTAAGCCACGCCCACGGAAATTATCGGCGGAAAAGTCACTCAGCTGAAAATACCGAAAGGGGCATTTTCGGCCGATAATTTTCGGCAGCCtaaatttcggtgcatccctagtaatTAGGTATTGATTCACGGCTTAGACTGCTCTGTAATTTCTGTCATACTGCTTCTTGATGATACTATGCTGCatgatatactacagtaataagcGTGCGTGTAGTGAAGTGTATGGGAGATGACATAAAGGCTAGTCTTAACACACTAGCTTAAAGAGAACTAACAATTCGAGAAAGAGTCAGCAAAgaggaaaaatggtaaaaaatgacatatacaacttatataatggccagaaatagtgctactcCTTAAGCACACACACAGGACAGCATGTTCTGAATAGTTATCTTAAAAGGCCAGCTAAAAATATACAGCCAACTGCAAAAAATATACAGCCAACTGGTTTTATTCAAAATGAATGTTTATAGCAAATCAGGGAATGAGATTGGGGCAGCTACCTTATTCTGCAGCATGGAGATCTTCTCAGGGAAATACATAATTAAAATCTGTTTGCCAAATGCTTGAGAGAGCACGTAACAGAATGTGGCACCCAGAGATGTCAGGGTGCAGCAAAGAAGCAGGCCCATCCAAGGGCCAAACAATGCTCCGGCCAGCAGGTTCTGCCAAGAAACAGAAATGGGTTTATTACTAAAAAGAAAGGCAATGCACCAAGGTACAAAACATACTACCAAATAGAATAATACACTTGTGTTGAATTATCCCAATGCTTTTACCAGGTCCACTAGATTGCTGTATTGCTCATATACTTGGACTATAAGCAGAAGATTTATGCACGTACAGAATAGAGATGAAGTCATTTTTTCCAATTTGGCTGCATTAGATTTAGCATATAGAAAACACATTATCAGTTCATGTAATAAGACATGGCGGTTGTTTCCAGAACAAAACCAGACAAAGTGACAGCTTTCCTAATGACAAAgcatttttactttgtaaaacTATTACAGCACTAGTAGAAGCAAGTCACACATATCCCATTAATCTAATAACTGATTTACCAGAAAGCTGGATCCTGGGATGGCAAAGCTTTGCTTATACAAGTAGGCACTGCAGAACAGGAGGGTGACATAGGATTGGTGCTCCCTCTTATACTCCTGCAAGAAGTCAGCCAATTCACGAAGTTCATCCAGATCTGAAGGGAACACCAAAGACCTGTAATATTAacaacatctaaatatataccaaaggggaacaaatataaacgataaactaaatcctacatggctgacacatgatgttaaaagagcaataaacaacaaaaaaatagccttcaaaaaatacaaatctgatgggtcagcgataacatttaaacagtacaaagagcttaataaaatctgtaaaaatgtaataaaaacagcaaaaattcaaaacgagagacaggtggccaaagaaagcaaaactaatcctaaatatttttttagatatataaatgcaaaaaaaccaaggacagagcatgtaggaccccttaataatgataatggggaggttgtcacgggcgatcaagagaaggcggagctactgaatgggttctttagttctgtatatactagggaaaaaggagctgacattggccaggtaagtgctggtaacacatcatgtaatgtactgaactggcttaatgtagaga from the Hyla sarda isolate aHylSar1 chromosome 8, aHylSar1.hap1, whole genome shotgun sequence genome contains:
- the TMEM41A gene encoding transmembrane protein 41A isoform X3 — encoded protein: MACLSRSLVFPSDLDELRELADFLQEYKREHQSYVTLLFCSAYLYKQSFAIPGSSFLNLLAGALFGPWMGLLLCCTLTSLGATFCYVLSQAFGKQILIMYFPEKISMLQNKIEENRSGLFFFLLFLRLFPMTPNWFLNLSSPILNIPVGQFFFSVLIGLLPYNFICVQTGSILSKIKSLDDMFSWGTLLKLLAIALVALIPGTIVKRFSHHKPGLEGKEHMMNGRKST
- the TMEM41A gene encoding transmembrane protein 41A isoform X2 — translated: MQNKEQKRVQNTQQLKKDLDELRELADFLQEYKREHQSYVTLLFCSAYLYKQSFAIPGSSFLNLLAGALFGPWMGLLLCCTLTSLGATFCYVLSQAFGKQILIMYFPEKISMLQNKIEENRSGLFFFLLFLRLFPMTPNWFLNLSSPILNIPVGQFFFSVLIGLLPYNFICVQTGSILSKIKSLDDMFSWGTLLKLLAIALVALIPGTIVKRFSHHKPGLEGKEHMMNGRKST
- the TMEM41A gene encoding transmembrane protein 41A isoform X1 — protein: MRSLGGFFLVFGFATVYLYVLSTRLRPGRGQEAERSLVFPSDLDELRELADFLQEYKREHQSYVTLLFCSAYLYKQSFAIPGSSFLNLLAGALFGPWMGLLLCCTLTSLGATFCYVLSQAFGKQILIMYFPEKISMLQNKIEENRSGLFFFLLFLRLFPMTPNWFLNLSSPILNIPVGQFFFSVLIGLLPYNFICVQTGSILSKIKSLDDMFSWGTLLKLLAIALVALIPGTIVKRFSHHKPGLEGKEHMMNGRKST